One window of the Periophthalmus magnuspinnatus isolate fPerMag1 chromosome 6, fPerMag1.2.pri, whole genome shotgun sequence genome contains the following:
- the LOC117372368 gene encoding GDP-D-glucose phosphorylase 1-like, producing the protein MALQFIYSHDDFLSHVQRSCETTTKTPAPFDTVIQNGWTERMEKGLFRYKLNDLQTCVLPGNYGYVAQLNIQRGIERRKPQEILSIQQEFNDKQFNFNKINPEEIICEMTKCVNSRDVLNAPTSKMTVLVNVSPLEFGHCLFVPDPLQCYPQVLTKFAIAVGIESVFLSSDPGFRVGFNSLGAFASVNHLHLHGYYLDHELALESIAVEPLVPEKDFHRLINYHVGFVFYTEAKSVDKVAENICRVTDFLVKQNIAHNLFLSRGCPPHVHKPREMENSSRKGVRIFVWPRKSCFGAKQESALNVALCELAGHLPFKNKTDFEKATEEGVTEIINKYLLPKDEFFNLEQQLIQHLGKS; encoded by the coding sequence ATGGCACTCCAGTTTATTTACAGTCATGATGATTTCCTCAGCCATGTGCAACGAAGCTGTGAGACAACCACAAAGACACCAGCACCGTTTGACACTGTTATTCAAAATGGATGGACAGAGAGAATGGAAAAAGGTCTGTTCCGCTATAAACTGAACGACCTGCAAACCTGTGTTCTGCCTGGCAACTATGGCTACGTGGCTCAGCTCAATATACAGAGAGGCATAGAGCGACGTAAACCTCAAGAGATTCTCAGCATTCAACAAGAATTCAATGACAAGCAGTTTAACTTCAACAAAATCAATCCAGAGGAAATTATATGCGAGATGACAAAGTGTGTAAACTCAAGGGATGTTCTCAATGCTCCTACTAGCAAAATGACAGTGCTAGTTAATGTTAGCCCTCTAGAGTTTGGCCACTGTCTATTTGTTCCTGATCCATTACAATGCTATCCTCAAGTCCTCACAAAGTTTGCCATTGCGGTTGGTATAGAAAGTGTTTTCCTCAGTTCTGATCCGGGATTTCGAGTTGGTTTTAACAGTCTTGGAGCATTTGCTTCTGTCAACCACCTCCACCTGCACGGGTATTACCTTGACCACGAACTAGCCCTAGAATCCATTGCTGTAGAGCCGCTAGTCCCTGAAAAAGACTTCCATCGCCTTATTAACTACCATGTCGGTTTTGTCTTTTACACTGAAGCAAAGTCTGTAGACAAAGTGGCAGAAAACATATGCAGAGTAACAGACTTTCTTGTAAAGCAAAATATCGCCCATAATTTGTTTCTCAGTAGAGGATGTCCACCTCATGTCCACAAACCCAGGGAAATGGAAAACAGTTCGAGGAAAGGTGTTCGCATTTTTGTGTGGCCTAGAAAATCCTGCTTCGGTGCAAAGCAGGAGTCAGCGCTCAATGTTGCTCTGTGTGAACTGGCGGGACATTTGCCGTTCAAAAACAAGACGGACTTTGAGAAGGCAACAGAAGAAGGCGTTACAGAAATTATCAACAAATATCTTCTTCCTAAAGATGAGTTTTTCAATTTGGAGCAGCAGCTTATACAGCATTTGGGCAAGTCATAA
- the LOC117372017 gene encoding GDP-D-glucose phosphorylase 1-like, translating into MDYCAQLNIQRGIERRKPQEILSIQQEFNDKQFNFNKINPEEIICEMTKCVNSRDVLNAPTSKMTVLVNVSPLEFGHCLFVPDPLQCYPQVLTKFAIAVGIESVFLSSDPGFRVGFNSLGAFASVNHLHLHGYYLDHELALESIAVEPLVPEKDFHRLINYHVGFVFYTEAKSVDKVAENICRVTDFLVKQNIAHNLFLSRGCPPHVHKPREMENSSRKGVRIFVWPRKFCFGAKEESALNVALCELAGHLPFKNKTDFEKATEEGVTEIINKYLLPKDEFFNLERQLIQHLGKS; encoded by the coding sequence atggacTATTGTGCTCAGCTCAATATACAGAGAGGCATAGAGCGACGTAAACCTCAAGAGATTCTCAGCATTCAACAAGAATTCAATGACAAGCAGTTTAACTTCAACAAAATCAATCCAGAGGAAATTATATGCGAGATGACAAAGTGTGTAAACTCAAGGGATGTTCTCAATGCTCCTACTAGCAAAATGACAGTGCTAGTTAATGTTAGCCCTCTAGAGTTTGGCCACTGTCTATTTGTTCCTGATCCATTACAATGCTATCCTCAAGTCCTCACAAAGTTTGCCATTGCAGTTGGTATAGAAAGTGTTTTCCTCAGTTCTGATCCAGGATTTCGAGTTGGTTTTAACAGTCTTGGAGCATTTGCTTCTGTCAACCACCTCCACCTGCACGGGTATTACCTTGACCACGAACTAGCCCTAGAATCCATTGCTGTAGAGCCGCTAGTCCCTGAAAAAGACTTCCATCGCCTTATTAACTACCATGTCGGTTTTGTCTTTTACACTGAAGCAAAGTCTGTAGACAAAGTGGCGGAAAACATATGCAGAGTAACAGACTTTCTTGTAAAGCAAAATATCGCCCATAATTTGTTTCTCAGTAGAGGATGTCCACCTCATGTCCACAAACCCAGGGAAATGGAAAACAGTTCGAGGAAAGGTGTTCGCATTTTTGTGTGGCCTAGAAAATTCTGCTTCGGTGCAAAGGAGGAGTCAGCGCTCAATGTTGCTCTGTGTGAACTGGCGGGACATTTGCCGTTCAAAAACAAGACGGACTTTGAGAAGGCAACAGAAGAAGGCGTTACAGAAATTATCAACAAATATCTTCTTCCTAAAGATGAGTTTTTCAATTTGGAGCGGCAGCTTATACAGCATTTGGGCAAGTCATAA